Proteins co-encoded in one Candidatus Thiodictyon syntrophicum genomic window:
- a CDS encoding ATP-binding protein: MDNLTGPQAEALIAKLLAQPETSRFEAKRVSGKMVGKALETLCAFANTSGGNLALGFEDLAKAKGADRLYGLAENPEAVDELRRKALTHLLPAVDGLRWVRVACQLRDGTDGHVLLLIVPQSPKVHSILDDGTWTRLDASNREMSASEITELSYRRGVISAESEPVAVPFELLETDTWQRFATNRGFLTGDLPDRLFRIGLAKRVGGELQPVRAAVLLFAYEPGGLLAAQQTRADVRVFHYRGNRIEPGAVPNLLKAPKTISGPLPVQIAQASAYVLDELAAGLTLAASGFKTVHRYPERVIKEAITNALIHRDYRLNRDVQIGIFDNRIEVLSPGLFPGTITPANVSRAGSFARNPLIARNLREFPEPPNVDAGEGVRMMFAEMRAANLYPPLYGENRDTAQPSVTVTLRNEERPPIWEQVSDWIDRNGALANSDLCQIAGLDTLKASKMLKRWVEQGVLLRDDAGGKRHTVYKKPNPDSDLGADASLSLPLDNGQEKQENSL; the protein is encoded by the coding sequence ATGGATAACCTGACTGGCCCCCAGGCGGAAGCCTTGATCGCCAAATTGCTGGCTCAACCGGAAACCTCCCGCTTCGAGGCCAAGCGGGTGTCCGGCAAGATGGTGGGCAAGGCCCTGGAAACCCTATGCGCCTTCGCAAACACGTCCGGCGGCAACCTGGCATTAGGCTTTGAAGACCTCGCGAAGGCAAAGGGTGCGGACAGACTCTACGGGCTGGCGGAAAACCCTGAGGCGGTGGATGAACTTCGCCGCAAGGCGCTCACCCATCTGCTTCCAGCGGTGGATGGCCTGCGCTGGGTGCGGGTCGCCTGCCAGTTGCGGGACGGAACTGATGGTCATGTGCTGCTGCTCATCGTTCCCCAAAGCCCTAAGGTGCATTCTATTCTCGATGACGGGACCTGGACCCGCCTGGATGCGAGCAATCGCGAGATGTCCGCCAGCGAGATCACCGAGTTGTCCTACCGGCGCGGTGTCATCAGCGCCGAATCCGAGCCGGTGGCCGTGCCGTTCGAGTTGCTGGAGACGGACACCTGGCAGCGTTTTGCGACCAACCGAGGCTTTCTCACTGGCGATCTGCCCGACCGGCTGTTTCGTATTGGCCTCGCGAAACGTGTGGGGGGCGAGCTGCAACCGGTGCGCGCGGCAGTGCTGCTGTTCGCCTATGAGCCGGGCGGTCTTCTTGCGGCCCAGCAAACGCGGGCTGATGTGCGGGTGTTTCACTATCGTGGTAACCGCATCGAGCCGGGGGCGGTACCCAACCTGCTCAAGGCGCCCAAGACGATTTCCGGTCCCCTGCCCGTGCAGATCGCCCAGGCCAGCGCCTATGTGCTTGACGAACTCGCGGCGGGGCTGACGCTGGCGGCCTCCGGTTTCAAGACGGTGCATCGTTATCCGGAGCGGGTGATCAAGGAGGCCATTACGAACGCGCTGATCCACCGTGACTACCGGCTGAACCGCGATGTCCAGATTGGCATCTTCGACAACCGGATCGAGGTCCTCAGCCCGGGCCTTTTTCCCGGCACCATCACGCCGGCCAATGTGAGCCGGGCCGGCTCTTTCGCCCGCAATCCGCTGATCGCCCGCAACCTGCGCGAGTTTCCCGAGCCGCCCAATGTCGATGCCGGCGAGGGCGTGCGGATGATGTTCGCCGAGATGCGCGCGGCGAACCTGTACCCGCCGCTCTACGGCGAGAACCGCGATACGGCCCAACCCTCCGTGACCGTGACCCTGCGCAACGAGGAACGCCCGCCCATCTGGGAGCAGGTGAGCGACTGGATCGACCGCAACGGCGCCCTGGCCAACAGCGATTTGTGCCAGATCGCGGGGCTGGACACCCTGAAGGCATCCAAGATGCTCAAACGCTGGGTGGAGCAAGGCGTATTGTTGCGCGACGACGCTGGCGGAAAGCGCCATACAGTGTACAAGAAACCTAACCCGGACAGCGATCTCGGTGCGGATGCTTCATTATCCCTGCCGCTGGATAATGGGCAGGAAAAGCAAGAAAACAGCTTATGA
- a CDS encoding DNA-processing protein DprA, giving the protein MPDPKPATLHAVGNPALLAGPLLGLLASRDCPGRILLDTLELVPPWVRDGRVILSGFHSPLEQQVLRSVLRRNGCVVKILARGMQEYHPPEQERAPLTNGTLLVVTAYPDRVRRTTRETALARNRLVLALASELLTPYIAPESGLASLLTEWGNLSGTTAAPGGKSAITRL; this is encoded by the coding sequence TTGCCGGATCCAAAACCCGCCACCCTCCATGCCGTCGGCAATCCTGCGTTGCTCGCTGGGCCCTTGCTTGGCCTGCTCGCCTCTCGCGACTGTCCCGGTCGCATCCTGCTCGATACCTTGGAACTGGTTCCCCCGTGGGTCCGCGACGGACGGGTGATCCTGAGCGGCTTCCACTCCCCGTTGGAGCAACAGGTGCTGCGCTCGGTGCTGCGTCGCAACGGCTGCGTCGTCAAAATACTGGCGCGCGGCATGCAGGAGTACCATCCGCCGGAGCAGGAGCGCGCGCCCCTGACGAACGGGACCCTGCTGGTAGTGACGGCGTATCCCGACCGCGTTCGTCGCACCACGCGCGAGACCGCGCTGGCACGTAACCGGCTGGTCCTCGCACTCGCCAGCGAGTTGCTCACCCCGTATATCGCACCAGAAAGCGGTCTGGCGTCTTTGCTGACCGAGTGGGGCAATCTCTCAGGCACTACCGCTGCGCCCGGGGGCAAGTCCGCGATTACCAGGCTGTAG
- a CDS encoding transposase, translating to MSAPFSRKHLSAEGLLREARRVFAQIPDEPGHAIPLVDHLMSGLALFGLKYPSLLQFEHDRQEVTTRANLRALYGVERAPCDTRFRERLDAVAPSELCPLYKALFSQLQRGKGLEGFEYLDGHYLLSLDGTGYFSSQKVHCPQCAEKHHRDGTTTYYHQMLGAVLVHPDHREVFPLAPEPILKPDGATKNDCERNAAKRLLSELRRVHPHLKLIVVEDGLASNAPHIRHLQALDLRFILGAKQGDHTFLFDWVEATAQTAEATLTDRQGFRHRFRYLNGAPLNDANFDLEVNFLEYWEHAPDGTVTHFAWVTDIRIEPTNLMTLMRGARARWKIENETFNTLKNQGYHFEHNFGHGQQHLSTVLMHLMMLAFLIDQIQQRCCRLFQTAVTAAKSKTRFWRKLRTRFDLCLIPDWETLYRSIITPPSLPLGADTS from the coding sequence ATGAGTGCGCCGTTCTCCCGCAAACACCTCAGCGCCGAAGGGCTGCTGCGCGAAGCGCGGCGGGTGTTTGCCCAAATCCCCGACGAGCCCGGCCATGCGATCCCGCTGGTCGATCACCTGATGTCGGGGCTGGCCCTGTTCGGCCTGAAATACCCCTCCCTGCTGCAGTTCGAGCACGACCGCCAGGAGGTCACGACGCGGGCGAACCTCCGGGCGCTCTACGGGGTCGAACGCGCGCCGTGTGACACGCGCTTTCGCGAACGCCTTGATGCGGTCGCACCGAGCGAGCTGTGTCCGCTCTACAAGGCCCTGTTTAGTCAGCTACAGCGCGGCAAGGGGTTGGAGGGGTTTGAGTACCTCGACGGCCACTACCTGCTCTCGCTCGACGGCACCGGCTACTTCTCCTCGCAGAAGGTACACTGCCCGCAGTGTGCAGAGAAGCATCACCGCGACGGCACCACGACCTACTACCATCAAATGCTCGGGGCGGTGCTGGTGCATCCGGATCACCGGGAGGTCTTTCCGCTGGCGCCCGAGCCGATCCTCAAACCCGACGGAGCGACGAAAAACGATTGTGAGCGCAATGCGGCCAAGCGCCTGCTCAGCGAGCTGCGCCGGGTGCATCCGCACCTTAAGCTGATCGTCGTCGAAGACGGGCTGGCCTCCAACGCGCCGCACATCCGTCATCTGCAAGCACTTGATCTGCGATTTATTCTCGGCGCTAAGCAGGGCGACCATACGTTCCTGTTCGACTGGGTCGAGGCCACCGCGCAGACCGCTGAGGCCACGCTCACCGACCGGCAGGGATTCCGCCACCGCTTCCGTTACCTCAACGGCGCGCCCCTCAACGATGCCAACTTCGACCTCGAGGTGAACTTCCTTGAGTACTGGGAGCACGCCCCCGACGGCACCGTGACCCACTTCGCGTGGGTCACGGACATTCGGATCGAGCCGACCAACCTCATGACCCTGATGCGAGGTGCCCGCGCACGCTGGAAGATCGAGAACGAGACCTTCAACACCCTCAAGAACCAAGGCTACCACTTCGAGCACAACTTCGGTCACGGTCAACAGCACCTCAGCACCGTGCTCATGCACCTGATGATGCTGGCGTTTCTGATCGATCAGATCCAGCAACGCTGCTGCCGACTGTTCCAGACTGCGGTGACGGCCGCCAAGAGCAAGACCCGCTTCTGGCGCAAGCTGCGCACCCGCTTCGACCTGTGCCTGATCCCCGACTGGGAAACCCTCTACCGCTCCATTATTACCCCGCCGTCGCTCCCCCTGGGCGCCGACACCTCGTAG
- a CDS encoding RelA/SpoT family protein, with protein MTDPLPPITPLPSDAAVGPRFLISDLCASLESYLPPEQVSEVYRAYLFGAEAHQGQKRRSGEPYIYHPLAVARTLGNMRMDYKCLIAAILHDVLEDTPVAKDQLALAFDSEIAELVDGVSKLSRIDFESRAEAQAASLQKMLLAMTRDIRVILIKLADRLHNMRTLGVMRAESRRRISHETLEIFAPIANRLGINSIRVELEELGFSHYWPWRHLVLERAVQKASGARQELLSTVETGIKRRLQQESIQGEVKGRCKNLYSIYRKMREKRRSFSEVVDVFGVRVTVDRVDTCYRVLGQVHNLYKPVPGRFKDYIAIPKANGYQSLHTVLFGPQGVPLEIQIRTEAMQRAAESGIAAHWMYKSGAQGAAAPANLANDWLQNLLEMQRGDGNPQDFLDNVKVDLFPDEVYVFTPKGRILTLKRAATVVDFAYAIHSDVGNTCVAGRIDRRLAALSTPLRSGQTVEIITAPGAKPNPGWLGFVVTGKARAGIRGFLKNLKAKEAEDLGRRLLGAELSVLGVDLDQLPPARMSAYLKDAGLPETAALLTDIGLGNRLPALVARRLAGGDGDTAPAVSEDAAEPHPHRFAIRGTEGMVVSFARCCRPIPGDAIAAVFSPGRGIVVHRQECRNLGSLESKRNKRLDVEWAAEPDGDFPVEIRVDIGNRRGALAVVAGVIAEQGSNIENVQSQDRDGQTSTLEFLVAVRGRKHLARIMRRLRQIPLVMRITRVSR; from the coding sequence ATGACCGACCCCCTTCCGCCAATCACGCCGCTCCCGTCGGACGCGGCTGTTGGCCCGCGCTTCCTTATCAGCGATCTGTGCGCCTCCCTGGAGTCCTACCTGCCGCCCGAGCAGGTGAGCGAGGTCTATCGCGCCTATCTGTTCGGCGCCGAGGCCCATCAGGGCCAGAAGCGCCGCTCCGGCGAGCCCTACATCTATCACCCGCTGGCGGTGGCGCGCACCCTGGGTAACATGCGCATGGACTACAAGTGCCTGATCGCCGCCATCCTGCACGATGTGCTCGAGGATACCCCGGTGGCTAAGGACCAACTCGCCCTGGCCTTCGACAGCGAGATCGCGGAACTGGTGGACGGGGTCAGCAAGCTGTCGCGGATCGACTTCGAGTCCCGCGCCGAGGCGCAGGCGGCGAGCCTCCAGAAGATGCTGCTGGCCATGACCCGGGATATCCGGGTGATCCTGATCAAGCTCGCCGACCGCCTGCACAACATGCGCACGCTCGGGGTGATGCGCGCCGAGAGTCGGCGGCGGATCTCGCACGAAACGCTGGAGATCTTCGCCCCGATCGCCAACCGGCTGGGCATCAACAGCATCCGGGTCGAACTGGAGGAACTGGGCTTCAGCCACTACTGGCCCTGGCGCCACCTGGTCCTGGAGCGCGCGGTCCAGAAGGCGAGCGGGGCGCGCCAGGAGCTGCTCAGCACGGTGGAGACCGGGATCAAGCGGCGGCTCCAGCAGGAGTCCATTCAGGGCGAGGTCAAGGGGCGCTGCAAGAACCTCTACAGCATCTACCGCAAGATGCGCGAGAAGCGGCGCTCCTTCTCGGAGGTGGTGGACGTGTTCGGCGTGCGGGTGACGGTGGACCGGGTGGACACCTGTTACCGCGTCCTGGGTCAGGTCCACAACCTCTACAAGCCGGTGCCCGGGCGCTTCAAGGACTACATCGCCATCCCCAAGGCCAACGGCTACCAATCACTGCACACGGTCCTCTTCGGCCCCCAGGGGGTACCGCTGGAGATCCAGATCCGCACCGAGGCCATGCAGCGCGCCGCCGAGTCCGGCATCGCCGCCCACTGGATGTACAAGAGCGGCGCCCAAGGCGCCGCCGCGCCCGCCAACCTGGCCAACGACTGGCTCCAGAACCTGTTGGAGATGCAGCGCGGCGACGGCAATCCCCAGGATTTCCTGGACAACGTCAAGGTCGACCTGTTTCCGGACGAGGTCTACGTCTTCACCCCCAAGGGCCGCATCCTCACCCTCAAGCGCGCCGCCACGGTGGTCGACTTCGCCTATGCCATCCACTCGGACGTGGGCAACACCTGCGTCGCCGGGCGGATCGACCGGCGTCTGGCCGCGCTCAGCACCCCGCTGCGCAGCGGGCAGACGGTGGAGATCATCACCGCCCCCGGGGCCAAACCCAATCCGGGCTGGCTCGGCTTCGTGGTGACCGGCAAGGCGCGCGCGGGCATCCGCGGCTTCCTCAAGAACCTCAAGGCCAAGGAGGCCGAGGACCTGGGTCGGCGCCTGCTCGGTGCGGAACTCAGCGTGCTCGGCGTCGACCTCGACCAACTGCCCCCCGCGCGCATGTCGGCGTACCTGAAGGACGCGGGCCTGCCGGAGACCGCCGCCCTGCTCACCGACATCGGGCTCGGCAATCGCCTGCCGGCCCTGGTCGCGCGCCGCCTGGCGGGCGGCGACGGGGACACGGCGCCCGCCGTGTCCGAAGACGCCGCCGAGCCCCACCCGCATCGCTTCGCCATCCGCGGCACCGAGGGGATGGTGGTCAGCTTCGCACGCTGCTGTCGCCCCATCCCGGGCGACGCCATCGCCGCCGTCTTCAGCCCCGGGCGCGGGATCGTGGTCCACCGCCAGGAGTGCCGCAACCTGGGCAGCCTGGAGAGCAAGCGCAACAAGCGCCTGGATGTCGAGTGGGCGGCGGAGCCGGACGGTGACTTCCCCGTCGAGATCCGGGTCGACATCGGCAACCGCCGCGGCGCCCTGGCGGTCGTCGCCGGGGTCATCGCCGAGCAGGGCTCCAACATCGAGAACGTCCAGTCCCAGGACCGGGACGGTCAGACCTCCACCCTGGAGTTCCTGGTTGCGGTGCGCGGGCGTAAACACCTGGCGCGGATCATGCGGCGGCTGCGGCAGATCCCGCTGGTTATGCGTATTACGCGGGTCAGCCGCTAA
- the rpoZ gene encoding DNA-directed RNA polymerase subunit omega has product MARITVEDCLNHVDNRFDLVLLATKRARQLANGVEPTLPWHKDKPTVMALREIAEGRITNEVVQAAQRHIDETAAALEQRLAAEMAAEMRDLDSEKE; this is encoded by the coding sequence ATGGCCCGCATCACCGTAGAGGACTGCCTGAACCACGTGGACAACCGTTTTGACCTGGTCCTGCTTGCGACCAAGCGGGCGCGCCAGCTCGCCAACGGCGTGGAGCCCACCTTACCCTGGCATAAGGACAAGCCGACCGTCATGGCCCTGCGCGAAATCGCCGAGGGCCGGATCACCAACGAGGTGGTCCAGGCCGCACAGCGCCACATCGACGAAACCGCCGCGGCGCTGGAACAGCGTCTGGCGGCCGAGATGGCCGCCGAGATGCGCGATCTGGACTCGGAGAAGGAGTGA
- the gmk gene encoding guanylate kinase yields MHDGILLIVSAPSGAGKTSLVQALLERDPGLGRSVSATTRAPRPGERDGVHYHFLSVDTFRAELAAGGFLEHAEVFGNLYGTRAADVRRDCTPGRGLILEIDWQGARQVRACFPASVGVFILPPSAPELERRLRTRGTDSDAVIARRLAQAREDCAHWEEYDYVVVNDRFETAVADLAAVVGAERLRSRRQLGLPACLDGDLLAI; encoded by the coding sequence ATGCATGACGGCATCCTGCTGATCGTCTCAGCCCCGTCCGGGGCCGGCAAGACCAGCCTGGTCCAGGCCCTGCTGGAGCGCGACCCGGGGCTCGGGCGCTCGGTCTCGGCCACCACCAGGGCGCCGCGCCCCGGCGAGCGCGACGGGGTGCATTACCACTTTCTCTCGGTCGACACCTTTCGCGCCGAGCTTGCCGCCGGCGGCTTCCTGGAACACGCGGAGGTCTTCGGCAATCTGTACGGGACCCGCGCGGCCGACGTGCGCCGCGACTGCACCCCGGGCCGCGGCCTGATCCTGGAGATTGACTGGCAGGGCGCCCGCCAGGTCAGGGCCTGCTTTCCGGCCTCGGTGGGGGTCTTCATCCTCCCGCCGTCCGCGCCCGAGTTGGAGCGGCGCTTACGCACCCGCGGCACCGACAGCGACGCGGTGATCGCGCGTCGGCTGGCCCAGGCGCGGGAGGACTGCGCCCATTGGGAGGAATACGACTACGTGGTGGTCAACGACCGCTTCGAGACCGCCGTGGCGGACCTGGCGGCGGTCGTCGGCGCCGAACGGCTGCGCAGCAGGCGCCAACTGGGCCTGCCCGCGTGCCTTGATGGCGATCTGCTTGCCATCTAA
- a CDS encoding YicC/YloC family endoribonuclease, translating to MIKSMTAFARETRTGDLGELAWELRSVNHRFLEPHLRLPEELRALEPAVRDRLTARLQRGKVDCALRYCPALGMSGSLRVNRPFVEQLLAAGQEIADLIGRSAEPTGFELLRWPGVIQEQERDLDQVTNAALTLLDDALTTLLATREREGARLGLLLRERCDRLQESVVRVRARMPEVLAGVRKRLADRLAEIRAELDPGRLEQELALLAARLDVEEEMDRLEAHVAEVRDVLGRDEPVGRRLDFLMQELNREANTLGSKSADVAVTREAVEMKVLIEQMREQIQNLE from the coding sequence ATGATCAAGAGTATGACCGCCTTCGCTCGGGAGACCCGCACCGGGGACCTGGGTGAACTGGCGTGGGAACTGCGCAGCGTCAATCACCGCTTCCTCGAGCCCCATCTGCGGCTGCCCGAGGAACTGCGCGCCCTGGAACCGGCCGTGCGCGACCGGCTGACGGCGCGGCTGCAGCGCGGCAAGGTGGACTGCGCCCTGCGCTATTGCCCGGCGCTGGGGATGTCCGGCAGCCTGCGGGTCAACCGTCCTTTTGTCGAGCAATTGTTGGCGGCCGGGCAGGAGATCGCTGACCTGATCGGCCGGTCCGCGGAGCCCACCGGGTTTGAACTGCTGCGCTGGCCGGGGGTGATCCAAGAGCAGGAGCGGGACCTGGATCAGGTGACCAACGCCGCCCTGACCCTGCTGGACGATGCGCTCACCACGCTGCTGGCCACCCGGGAGCGCGAGGGTGCGCGCCTGGGCCTGCTCCTGCGTGAGCGCTGCGACCGGTTGCAGGAGTCGGTGGTGCGGGTGCGGGCGCGGATGCCGGAGGTCCTGGCCGGGGTGCGCAAGCGCCTGGCCGACCGGCTCGCGGAGATCCGCGCCGAGTTGGACCCGGGGCGTCTGGAACAGGAACTGGCCCTCCTCGCCGCCCGGCTGGACGTGGAGGAGGAGATGGATCGGCTCGAGGCCCATGTGGCCGAGGTCCGGGACGTCCTCGGGCGCGACGAACCGGTGGGCCGTCGGCTCGATTTTCTGATGCAGGAATTGAACCGGGAGGCCAACACCCTGGGCTCCAAGTCCGCGGACGTGGCGGTCACGCGCGAGGCGGTCGAGATGAAGGTCCTGATCGAGCAGATGCGCGAGCAGATCCAGAACCTGGAATAG
- a CDS encoding serine/threonine protein kinase: MSAAARESLPPDTMLGAYRVVDSIGKGGFSLIYLALVEETGDEVVIKEFMPKKIARRDHRGYLVATEPQYIENLHRGRRLFFQEVKALASLKHPNIVRVLDFFLANQTGYLVMPNERGRNLGAYIQERRGGLSTTFILDVFLPILDALALLHNRSMLHLDVKPGNIHLRHGNQPLLLDLGAVHPLSRGRARGGQVITAGYSPVEQYYRGGHVGPWTDVYAVGASLRTCMEGRTPPPAIDRHQEDRLIPAVVELKNRYPSFLLEAVDWSMSMDPTKRPQDAGELLNALARQAAGLPQSRLADLPETQRPRDTA, from the coding sequence ATGTCCGCCGCCGCCCGCGAAAGCCTGCCACCCGACACCATGCTCGGCGCCTATCGAGTCGTCGATAGCATCGGCAAGGGCGGTTTCAGCCTGATTTACCTTGCTCTTGTCGAGGAAACAGGCGACGAGGTGGTGATCAAAGAGTTCATGCCCAAGAAGATTGCCCGCCGCGACCACCGGGGGTATCTGGTGGCCACGGAGCCCCAGTATATCGAGAACCTGCACCGCGGGCGTCGACTCTTCTTTCAGGAAGTCAAGGCTTTGGCGTCGCTCAAGCACCCGAACATCGTGCGCGTCCTGGACTTCTTTCTCGCCAATCAGACCGGTTACCTGGTCATGCCCAACGAGCGCGGACGCAACCTCGGGGCCTATATCCAAGAGCGCCGGGGGGGACTGAGCACCACCTTCATCCTGGACGTCTTCCTGCCGATCCTGGACGCCCTGGCCTTGCTGCACAACCGCTCCATGCTCCACTTGGACGTGAAGCCGGGTAACATTCACCTGCGCCACGGCAACCAGCCCCTGCTGCTGGATCTCGGCGCCGTCCACCCCTTGAGCCGCGGGCGCGCCCGCGGGGGTCAGGTCATCACCGCCGGCTACTCGCCGGTGGAGCAATACTACCGCGGCGGCCATGTGGGTCCCTGGACCGATGTCTATGCCGTGGGCGCCAGCCTGCGCACCTGCATGGAGGGTCGCACGCCGCCGCCGGCGATCGATCGTCACCAGGAGGACCGGCTGATCCCGGCCGTGGTCGAACTCAAGAATCGTTACCCTAGTTTCCTGTTGGAGGCCGTGGACTGGTCGATGTCCATGGACCCTACCAAGCGCCCGCAGGACGCGGGTGAACTCCTGAATGCGCTGGCCCGTCAAGCCGCCGGCCTGCCGCAGTCGCGCCTGGCCGACCTGCCCGAGACGCAGCGGCCCAGAGACACGGCCTGA
- the rph gene encoding ribonuclease PH produces MRSSTREPDELRPIHFTRGYTRHAEGSVLVEFGDTRVLCTASVEERVPPFLKGQGRGWITAEYGMLPRATHERSPREAARGKQSGRTQEIQRLIGRSLRAAVDLQALGERTLTLDCDVLQADGGTRTAAITGAWMALWDALAGLRANGTLAADPIRTQVAAVSVGIHEGIAILDLDYAEDSSAHTDMNLVMDGEGRFIELQGTAEGEPFTRAELDGLLELGGYGIRQLHDMQRDALGL; encoded by the coding sequence ATGCGATCCTCAACCCGCGAGCCGGACGAACTGCGCCCGATCCATTTCACCCGCGGCTATACCCGCCATGCCGAGGGTTCCGTGTTGGTGGAGTTCGGCGACACCCGGGTGCTGTGTACCGCCAGCGTCGAGGAGCGGGTACCGCCCTTCCTGAAGGGTCAGGGCCGGGGCTGGATCACCGCTGAGTACGGCATGTTGCCGCGCGCCACCCATGAGCGCAGCCCACGGGAAGCGGCACGCGGCAAGCAGAGTGGCCGTACCCAGGAAATCCAGCGCCTGATCGGGCGCTCACTGCGCGCGGCGGTGGACCTCCAGGCCCTTGGTGAGCGCACCCTGACGCTCGACTGCGACGTGCTCCAGGCCGACGGCGGCACCCGTACCGCCGCCATCACCGGCGCCTGGATGGCGCTCTGGGATGCCCTGGCCGGGCTGCGGGCGAACGGCACCCTGGCCGCCGATCCCATCCGCACCCAGGTGGCAGCGGTCTCGGTGGGGATACACGAGGGCATCGCGATCCTCGATCTCGATTATGCGGAGGACTCCAGTGCCCATACGGATATGAACCTGGTCATGGACGGAGAAGGGCGCTTCATCGAGCTCCAGGGCACCGCCGAGGGCGAGCCCTTCACCCGCGCCGAGTTGGACGGGCTGCTGGAGTTGGGCGGCTATGGGATTCGGCAACTGCATGACATGCAGCGCGACGCCCTTGGCCTCTGA
- the rdgB gene encoding RdgB/HAM1 family non-canonical purine NTP pyrophosphatase produces MTRSHRGETIVLASNNPGKVREFSQLLADARIAVSPQGAHEVPEAAETGLTFVENAILKARNAARYSGLAAIADDSGIEVDALDGAPGIYSARYAGPQASDADNLARLLRDLEGVPDDERTARYQCVLVYLRDPQDPTPLICQGTWEGLILRESRGANGFGYDPVFLVPTHGCTAAELDPIEKNRISHRGQALRELHRLMEGGAPASGP; encoded by the coding sequence ATGACCAGATCCCACCGCGGTGAGACCATCGTACTTGCCAGCAACAACCCCGGCAAGGTGCGCGAATTCAGCCAATTGCTTGCGGATGCCCGGATTGCGGTCAGCCCCCAGGGGGCGCATGAGGTGCCGGAGGCCGCGGAGACTGGCCTGACCTTCGTCGAGAACGCCATCCTCAAGGCGCGCAACGCCGCCCGGTACAGCGGGCTCGCGGCCATAGCGGACGATTCCGGCATTGAGGTGGACGCGCTGGACGGTGCCCCGGGGATCTACTCCGCCCGCTATGCCGGCCCGCAGGCCAGCGATGCCGACAATCTGGCGCGTCTCCTGCGCGACCTGGAGGGGGTGCCCGATGACGAGCGCACCGCGCGCTATCAATGCGTCCTGGTCTATCTGCGCGACCCGCAGGACCCCACGCCCCTGATCTGCCAGGGGACCTGGGAAGGGTTGATCCTGCGCGAGTCGCGGGGCGCAAACGGCTTCGGCTATGACCCGGTGTTCCTGGTCCCGACCCACGGCTGCACCGCGGCCGAACTCGACCCGATCGAGAAGAACCGCATCAGCCACCGCGGCCAGGCCCTGCGCGAACTGCATCGGCTCATGGAGGGCGGCGCACCGGCCTCCGGGCCTTGA
- a CDS encoding YggS family pyridoxal phosphate enzyme, giving the protein MNANQNIAIDVQLAAVQARILAATRQAGRAPDSVGLVAVSKHQGAPALRAAYAAGQRAFGESYVQEALDKQAQLTDLAIEWHFIGRIQANKTRPIATGFDWVHGLADPGHARRLSEQRPAGRPPLKVCLQVNTSGEGSKGGVAPGAVADLLAVCTGLPGLQVMGLMTLPAPAADPHGRREPLRALRLLRDRLATPEQPLGCLSMGMSDDLEAAVLEGATLVRIGTAIFGARPYNKALALAGP; this is encoded by the coding sequence ATGAACGCCAATCAGAACATTGCGATCGATGTCCAGCTCGCCGCGGTCCAGGCGCGCATCCTGGCCGCGACCCGGCAGGCTGGTCGGGCACCCGACAGCGTGGGCCTCGTCGCGGTGAGCAAACACCAGGGCGCGCCGGCGCTGCGTGCCGCCTATGCCGCCGGCCAGCGTGCCTTCGGCGAGAGTTATGTCCAGGAGGCCCTGGACAAACAGGCGCAGTTGACCGACCTGGCCATCGAATGGCACTTCATCGGCCGCATCCAGGCCAACAAGACGCGCCCGATCGCCACCGGCTTCGACTGGGTCCATGGGCTCGCGGACCCGGGCCACGCCCGGCGCCTGAGTGAGCAGCGGCCCGCGGGGCGCCCGCCGCTCAAGGTCTGCCTGCAGGTCAATACGAGCGGCGAGGGGAGCAAGGGCGGGGTCGCGCCCGGGGCGGTCGCGGACCTGCTCGCGGTCTGCACCGGCCTGCCCGGGTTGCAGGTCATGGGGCTCATGACACTCCCGGCCCCCGCCGCCGACCCGCACGGCCGACGCGAGCCCCTGCGCGCGCTGCGCCTCTTGCGCGACCGCCTGGCGACGCCGGAGCAACCGCTCGGCTGTCTGTCCATGGGCATGTCCGACGACCTGGAGGCGGCGGTCCTGGAGGGGGCCACCCTGGTGCGGATCGGTACGGCGATCTTCGGGGCGCGTCCGTATAATAAAGCACTGGCCTTGGCTGGCCCTTGA